In Paramormyrops kingsleyae isolate MSU_618 chromosome 5, PKINGS_0.4, whole genome shotgun sequence, one DNA window encodes the following:
- the ndufa4b gene encoding cytochrome c oxidase subunit NDUFA4 has translation MLGVVGKQLRQHPALIPLLIFIGGGATMSVMYLARLALRNPDVSWDRKNNPEPWNKLGHNDQYKFYTVNMDYSKLKKDRPDF, from the exons ATGTTAGGCGTCGTTGGCAAGCAACTAAGACAGCACCCAGCC ttgATCCCACTCCTCATTTTCATTGGTGGAGGAGCAACAATGTCTGTGATGTACTTGGCTCGTTTGGCTCTGCGCAACCCTGATGTCTC ATGGGATCGCAAGAACAATCCAGAGCCCTGGAACAAACTGGGCCACAATGATCAGTACAAG TTTTATACAGTGAACATGGACTACAGCAAGCTGAAGAAGGACAGACCAGACTTCTAA